One Pseudonocardia abyssalis DNA segment encodes these proteins:
- a CDS encoding DUF4349 domain-containing protein, translating to MSRRVVVAVATALLVLAGLAVVLVDGGGGGSASGDSASVSSAPSIGFAEPAPERSGGLADESAAAPSVAPAAPGVPVGAVERSLVRTAEVTVEVADAVAGVRDVRAAAVAAGGFVAEERSGDHGGSVVLRVPADALDRVLDAVGAVGEVTDRSSSVVDATEQVVDLDARVASQQASVARVRALLAEATTIGEVVAIESELTSREAELDSLTGRLAAVRDQVAFSTLTVDLRVPHVGADDEPPSAAGFGPGLAAGWEGLLALGTGVGTVLGFLLPFVPVVALPAGLAWLLVRRRRRSTPAT from the coding sequence GTGTCGCGCAGGGTGGTGGTCGCGGTGGCGACCGCGCTGCTGGTGCTGGCCGGTCTCGCGGTGGTGCTCGTCGACGGGGGCGGCGGAGGGTCGGCGTCGGGGGACTCGGCGTCGGTGTCCTCGGCCCCGTCGATCGGGTTCGCCGAGCCGGCCCCCGAGCGGTCCGGCGGGCTGGCGGACGAGTCGGCGGCGGCACCGTCGGTCGCGCCGGCGGCGCCGGGGGTGCCCGTCGGTGCGGTGGAACGCTCGCTCGTACGGACCGCGGAGGTCACCGTCGAGGTGGCGGACGCCGTCGCCGGGGTGCGGGACGTGCGGGCGGCGGCCGTCGCGGCGGGCGGGTTCGTCGCGGAGGAGCGCTCCGGTGACCACGGAGGCTCCGTCGTGCTGCGGGTGCCCGCCGACGCTCTGGACCGCGTGCTCGACGCCGTCGGGGCGGTCGGCGAGGTCACCGACCGGTCCTCGTCGGTCGTCGACGCGACGGAGCAGGTCGTCGACCTCGACGCGCGGGTCGCGAGCCAGCAGGCGAGCGTCGCGCGCGTCCGGGCGCTGCTCGCCGAGGCCACGACGATCGGCGAGGTCGTCGCGATCGAGTCGGAGCTGACGTCCCGCGAGGCCGAGCTGGACTCGCTGACCGGGCGGCTCGCCGCGGTGCGCGACCAGGTCGCGTTCTCCACCCTGACCGTCGACCTGCGCGTCCCCCACGTCGGTGCCGACGACGAGCCGCCGTCGGCCGCCGGGTTCGGGCCGGGCCTGGCGGCGGGCTGGGAGGGGCTGCTGGCGCTGGGCACCGGCGTCGGGACGGTGCTCGGGTTTCTCCTGCCGTTCGTCCCGGTCGTCGCACTGCCGGCGGGGCTCGCGTGGCTGCTGGTGCGACGGCGCCGACGCTCCACCCCGGCGACGTAA